The Flavobacterium johnsoniae UW101 genomic interval TTAATTTGATAGTCTGCTTTTTGTGCTGTGCAGTAAGAGAAATACAAACGCATAGTGCTAAAAATATTGAGAAAAATCTTTTTTTCATTTCATATCAGAATTAGAATACCCAAAAATACAATGCTGTAACAAAACTCTGTTGTACGATATTGCAGTATTAGGAAATTTAAGAAATTTTATACTGCAGAGGTGTTACTCCGGTGAATTCTTTAAATTTTCTGCAAAAATGCGCTGTATCGTAAAATCCGCTTTCGATTGCGGCATCAGCTAAATCAATCCCATCATTGAGCAGAATTTTTGATTTTTCGATTCTCTTTAAAATGACATAACTGTTTGGCGTCATTCCTGTCTCATATTTAAATAGTCTCAAAAACTTATATTTGTCAAGTCCAAAACTTTTTGCTGCTGCTTCTAATGAAAATTTTTCACTAATCTTATCTTCCAAAAACCTTGAGAACAAGTTAATTTCGGAGTTTTTAAATTTTTGATTTTTTCCCCAGCGTCGGATAAGACTTTCTAATACTGCCAGCAATGCTTTTTCAATTTCAATACTCTCAAAATTTTGAGACAAGAAATAAAATTCCCGAAACAGCTGTTCGTCATAAATAATCTTGTGATCAAAAAAAACGTCGTTGTTATTGTTGATCATTTTCATAACATCCGGTGCAATATAAAAGGTAAAAAATGAATTGCCGGTTTTTCCATCACAGGGTGTCGCATGAACCTCAAAAGGATTTGTTATTGATAAGGTCCCTGCCGGTGCCTGCAGATATTTATTAGTCAGCTTAGTGTCAAAAGTATGTTTTAAAATTAATGCAATGTTAAATGTATCGTGTGTATGATAAGGAAAGCTTACCGTATTGTTTTGGGCATTCAAAAGCTCTAAACCGTCTAGAATGGGAAGTTTGTGAAATGTATTATGATTTTTTACAACTGTCATAAGTATTTGATTAAACTAATAAAAAACATTCCATTATGATAATTGATCTCTTCAATACTTCATGCAGAAAAAGAGTATCTTATACTTCGTTTACAACACAAATATAAACAGGATTTATTTACTTAATACACCTTCTTGAAATCTGTCTCTATTTATAACGCAGCAGTCTTTAACCTGATACTTTTTCTGTCATTCTTGCCTGTAATCAAAGTAATATGACTACAGGTCAAATTCAGATGAAATGGTCAAAAAACTATTGGAATAATCTTCTGCCTTCAAAAAATTATTCTAAAATACATTCGCTTTGAAACAAATAGTTTCATTAAAAACTTTTTTTAACGTTATAAAAATCAATACATTTGCCGCATATCAGAAATACAAAATGAAAAACTCAATTAACATCACTATCATTAGCAGAATTATTATCATTAGATAATGATCAGGGATGTTATATAAATAAGTACACAGATACAATTTAAAACCTCCCTTTTTGGGAGGTTTTTTTATTTAGAATATACATGAAAAATTCAGTACAAATTATCATTAGCGCAATTATCATTATTCGTTTGTTATGACGAGGCAGGATTCTATTGTGCAATAAAAACCTTTCTCAGTCATAAATGAGAAAGGTTTTTTTATTTCTAAAAAACACAAACTAATAATAATTCAAAAATCAGACACTTTTTAAATGAAACAGGAATATACTTTTACCGCCTACACAGAAGATCAAATGGGATTACTTAATAAAATAACGGTCATACTTTCGCGAAGAAAAATCAGTATAAAAAGTCTTAATATCTCTACTTGCGAAATTGATAAAATGTACAGATGTACTCTGGTTATAGAAGAAACTTTTGAAATCGCCAGAAATATTGCGCTTCAAATCGAAAAAATAATCGAGGTTTTCAAATGCTATTGCAGCACTAACGAAGAAATCATCTGGAAACAAATGGGATTGTTTAAAGTAATAACTTCAAGTTTCATTAACGAGGAAAATATGAACCATCTACTTAGAAAACAAAGCGTCAGATTTATAACAATAGAAAAAGATTTCATTGTGTTTGAAGCAACAGGACAAGAAGAAGAACTCGATAATCTGGCTGCAGAATTGAGGAACTTTGGATTAATCGAATTTATAAAAACTGCCCGAATTGCAGTTGCCAGCAATAGTCATGCTTTCGATATTTACTAACATCGGCAAATAGAGAAATATCACAAAACAAATACAAGTAAACGAGTTAAAAATATTTAAACAATATTCTTAACTCGTTTTTTATTTGTTTGCTTTTGCACTAACCTTCAATAATCACCTTGCGATGTTTTATCCCCCACTCAGCAAGATCATTTATGATAGTCTTTAATGTCAGTCCATACTCAGTGAGCTGATAATGAATAGTTACAGGCTGAGTATCTAAAACTATACGTTTGATAAGTTTATTGATTTCCAATTCCTTTAATTCTTTGCTTAACATTTTATTGGATATCCCGTTTACATCATTTAAAATATCTGTAAACCTTCTTTTGTTATGATAACAGATGGATGAAATAATAGAAATTTTCCATTTTCCATTTAATATGTCCATAGTATCGTGGACAGCCATTATCTCTTTTTTATGTTCAATCTGACATTCGTTACTCATAGGTTACTTGGTTACTCAAATGTTACTGTTACTTTTAGTTACAAAGTAACAATAATAAACTTCACTAAACTAACTTTGCCTGTATAAATTTTAAAACATACTAAAAATGGATTTTACCAATAAAAATGTCCTTATTACCGGAGGTACTACAGGAATTGGATTAGCAACAGCAAAAGAGTTTATAAAAGCAGGCGCAAATGTTTGGATTACCGGAAGAAACAGCGAAAACCTTGAAAAAGCTGCTAACGAAATTAATAGTCAGAAATTAAAAACGATAGTTTCTGATACTGCCAATTTATCTGATCTTTCTCTTTTAGAAAAAGCTTTCGCAGAAAACAACGCTCCATTAGATGTTCTTTTCTTAAACGCTGGAATAGCAAGATTTACTTCAATCGAAGATGTAACTGAAGCCGATTTTGATGCACAGTTTAATACCAATGTGAAAGGTCATTTTTTCACACTTCAAAAATTACTGCCGCATTTAGCCGAAGGTTCATCAGTAATATTTACTTCCTCTACAGTGGCGACAGCTTCTAATTTAGGAAGCAGTATATATTCGGCTACCAAAGGAGCTTTGAACAAAATTGCTCAAATTGCGGCAAATGAATTAGCAGGCAGAAAAATACGCGTTAATATTGTAAGTCCCGGTCCGGTTTCTACACCTGGACTTCATAATGCAGTACCTGAGGAAGCAAAAGAATATCTGGCGGGTGCTACAGCAATGCAGAGACTAGGAGATTCATCTGAAATAGCCAAAACTGTATTATTTCTTGCTTCAGAAAATGCAAGCTTTATTACTGGAACAGAGCTTTTGGCAGACGGAGGATATATAAACTATGCTCTAAAATAAATTGATCATTAAATATTAAATTACGATAATTTGATATAATTAAAATGCTAAATCATGTGATTTAGCATTTTTTATTTAGATTGATGCAGCTCTCAAATTATATATTATTGGTTTGAGTCTAAACGTCTCAAAATTAACGTTCGTAAACGCGCCTCATGCTCATCTCCCCAATTCCCAATTGCAGAAATTACAGGAATTAATGTTTTCCCAAAATCAGTCAGGCTGTACTCTACTTTTGGAGGCACAACAGGATATATAATTTTTGAAACAAGTTCATGTTCCTCCAATTCCTTGAGCTGAATATTCAAAACCCGGCGAGAAGCATCTGGTATTTTACGCTGTAATTCACTTGGTCGTTTGTGTCCCTCGTTTATAAACCAGAGCAAACGTATTTTCCATTTACCGTAAAGTACTTCACCTATCAGGTCAAGACCGCAATTTAAGTTTGGGGTTGTTTTTCTTTCATACATATTGCAAATTTAAACGTATATCCCAATCCGTGCAATAGGGGAAAAATTTATCCCTATATGAATCGTAACTCCGTACTTGTGAGGAACTAACGTACTTCGGAGATTTGTACAATAGAAATTTTAATCAAATACAAGATGGATTATCAAAATGAATTATCAGGAAAAATTGCTTTAGTAACAGGAGGTACAAAAGGCACTGGAATAGCAATTGCAGAAAGGCTGCAGCAAGCAGGTGCAACAGTTATTATTACCGCAAGAAATGCACCGGAAAAAGAAAACAGTAATATGCGTTTCATTGCTTCGGATTTAAGCACAGCTGCAGGAACACAAAAAGTAATCAGTGAAGTGTTATCAGTATATGGAAAGCTGGATATTCTTGTAAACAACCTTGGTTCATCAACAACTCCCGCCGGCGGTTTTAAGGCATTAACTGATGAAGACTGGGAATCAACACTGCAGGCTAATCTCCTTGCTCCTGTTAGACTGGACAGAGGATTTTTACCTCAAATGATAGATCAAAAAAGTGGTGTTATTATCCACATAGCTTCAATTCAAGGCAGACTGCCCTTGTTTGATTCTACTTTACCGTATGCTGCCGCAAAAGCCGGATTGATAAATTATAGTAAAAGTTTATCAAATGAAGTTACGCCAAAAGGTGTTCGCGTACTTACCGTTTCACCGGGATGGATAAATACAACAGCATCGACAGCCTGGCTGGGTGAGATTTCAAGAAACTCTAATATTACTGTAGAAGAAGCTCAGCAAAATGTCATGAATGCATTAGGCGGAATACCTTATGGAAGACCTGCACAACCGGAAGAAGTAGCCGAATTAGTTGGTTTTCTTGTTTCACCAAGAGCCAGTTATTTAACAGGAACTGAATTTGTAATCGACGGCGGAACTGTACCAACTATTTAATAATCTGTAAAAATAAAAAAATATGAATTTACCGAAAGTAATAACAGACCTGATTAATGCACAGAACAGTTTTGACAGCATTGCCTACGCCAATTGTTTTTCTGAAAATGCCCAAGTGTTTGACGAAGGCAAAACGCATAATGGAAAACTGGATATTCAGAATTGGATCGAAGAATCAAACCAAAAGTACAGATCAGTAATGAAACCTCTTGAATATACAGAAAACGGCACTTCAAGTATTTTATCAGCTGAGTGTTCAGGTACATTTGACGGAAGTCCAATTATCCTAAAATTTCACTTTGATATCGCAGATGGAAAAATCCAGAATTTAAAAGTAACAGGATAAGAAACCAACGACATTAAAATGCGATAAATATCTAAAAAAAATCTGAGCAAACAGCTCAGATTTTTTTTAAACTAATTCAGGATATTCTATTTGCATCTGCTATCCAGTTGTAAGTTTCTGTTTGAGCCCGACGTGGATTTTCATTATCCTTATTTTCTAATTCATTACTGCCCTGAATGTTTACAATTCTTCTTTTTGTATTATCTTCTAACTGCAGCTGAATTATTTTATTGATTTCTTCAATATGCCTTTCATCATACAAAGGGAAAGCCACTTCGATTCTTCTGTTTAAATTTCGGCTTAACATGTCGGCAGAAGATAAATAGATTTTTTCCTGTCCGTTATTGGCAAATTTGTAAATTCTGGAATGCTCTAAAAACATATCGACAATACGATAGATTTTTATATTTTGTGAAATTTTTTTAATTCCCGGTAAAAGCGTGCATATTCCACGAACTATTAATGTAACTTCAACATCTGCCCTGCTTGCTTCAATAAGTTTATCAATAATATCTTTTTCATCCAGTCCGTTTACTTTTAAAAATACCGAAGCCGATTTGCCTGCTTTTTTATTTTTTATTTCGGTATCTATTAATTCCAGTATTTTTTCTTTCATATTAAAACCAGCGGCTAAAATATGTTTTGGTTCAGTTGTTTTTTTCTTGGTTTTTAAAAATGAAAAAATCTTCTTTAAATCATTTGTATAGGCCGTTTCTGCTGTAAAAAAACCAAAATCTGAATATATATTTGCCGTACTTTCATTAAAATTTCCAGTTGACAGATATCCATAATTCTTTTTATTACCGTATTTATCTTTCATGGTAATCATGGCCGCTTTGGCGTGTACTTTTAAATTCGGCAGACTTTGAATAATTTTTATGCCTGCTTTCTTCATTTCTTTAGACCAGTACAAATTATTATGTTCGTCAAAACGCGCTTTTACTTCAACAAAAACGGTTACTTTTTTTCCATTTTTTGCAGCGCTTATTAAAGCATTTGCGATTAAGGATTGAGAAGAAATGCGATACAGCGTAATTTTAATCTCGGTAACATTTTTATTAATTCCTGCTTGATTAAAAAACTGAAGCACATAATAATAGGATTGATAAGGAAAATGAAGTAATTGATTTTTTTTATTTATGACATCAAAAATTGATTTATTGTTTTCAAAAGGCAGATGCGGAAGATTTGGATAATACGCTCCCTGTAACTTTGGGGTAACCGGATTTGGAAATCTGAATAAATCGAAAAAATTATGATGGCTTCCTCCCTTTATCATTTCACTTTTGTAAAGTTTGAATGCTTTTTTACAGATCGAAAAAGAATCAGCATCCATATTAGAATCATACAGAAATCGTGTAGCAGAACCTCGTTTTCGCTCTTCAACCTTTGCTTCAATTTTGGCTATTAAATCGCCTGTGTTTTCGTCTTCTATCAAATAATTTTCATCTCGGTTTAATTTTATGGCATTACACGAAATGATTTTATCTGATGGAAAAATAAGTGATAAACATTTTCGAATTATAGTATCAATTGAAATAATATAATGTATGTTTTCTATGCTTTGCAGCTGTTTAAAACGATCTAGTTTATCAGAAGGAATATTTAAATAAACAAAATTATAATTGCCTTTGCTGTCTTTAAGTTTTACTAAAAAGTATAAACTGCGATTGTTTAAGAAATAGGTTTTAGGCTGATTCAGCGTAATATAAACTACTTGTATATAAGAAAGAATAATACTTTTAAAATAATATTCGATCTCATTTAAATGTTCCGGCAATAGTTCCTGATATTCATAATATATAATATCATTTAAAGCCAATTCAGTCAGAATCGAATAACTCCATATTTTTCCAAATCTATTTTGCTGAAGGTTTACTTCATTTAAAACATTTTCCAGAAGGTCACTGCTTTTCTTAGTTTTCTTTTTTAGGAGTTTATTTATTTTAACCCTGAAAAACTCATCCAGATTAGAGGAATGTATAGCCAAAAATTTAATTCTGTCATATACTGCATTATTTAAGTCTTCTGCTTCATCCAAAATACAATTATTGAAAGAAAGCCAAGATATTTCTGAAGGAATAAGATAGTTTTGCACTTGCTACATTTTGAGATTAAAACTGAATTAACAATACTAACTTCGTAAATTTAAGTCATTATTTTTCGTTCAATTTATCATAAAACCAAGCAATTAACCAAAAAATAACCTAATACTAACATATCACAATATCTCCTGACGTTTTTGTGTTGATATTCATTTATTTTGAAGTGCTTTTTGCATGCAATATTCTCAGGTTTTTGTGAATTATGCTTCTTGTAACCGTTTTTTTATGTTCATAATTTCTGGTACATCTCTGCAATTCACTCAGCAGAATCATAAAACTGTTATACAGGACATCGAGCTCTTCCATATTCTGGCAGATTTTACGATTGTCCTCTAAATCAATTTTAGAATTATGATAACTGTTTTTATATTTTTTAAAAACATCTTCCAGATTTCGATGTTCTCTTTTATCAATGCCCTGCATAATTATATAAAATATTTTTTAAGAATTAGTGAATTATCAAAAAGTCAGTATCTGATTTATTTACTGAAATGGGAAAGCATTTTACTGAGGGAGAAAAGGTTTTGGCTGTATTTCCGGTAATAGAATTTAAAGCTTTGGCTAATAAGATTTCCGAACTGTTTCCTAATGGAAAAACTTCTGGCTGCTGAATTTCATTTACAGAAATGAGCGGGTCAATTCCCTGCGAATAATTGCCTTCGTGTCTTGAATTGAATATTTTATATATTGCAGGATACAAAGTCCAGCCTTTCTTGCCTGATATTCTATCATCTTCGATTGGAAAACCGGCAACATCTTTGCCAAATGTTTTATCACCAATCGTTATAACTTCCATATAAGGTTTTAAATTGTTTATAATAAGCTCTGAAGCGGATGCTGTATGTTTACCGCATAAAATATAAACTTTGTTTATAGAAGGATGTGCGCCGCGCAGTGCCTCAAAACTTATTTTAGATTCGTTGCCTGCTAAAGCTTCTTTAAATGACTGATCAACTTTTCCGCCGTTAGTATTTCCTTCAAATTTTATAAAAAGACTGCCAGACTGAATATCCGGAGCCAGAATAATACTCAATGCTGCAGCAGACGCGATATCCCCGCCTCCGTTATACCGCAAGTCTACAACAAGTTCTGTAATTGATTTATTTTTTAATTCCTGAAAAGTCTGAAGAAATAACTGTGCCTGCCCCACATCAAAATGAGAGATTTCGACGTATCCGATTTTTTTGCTTTTATCTTCAATAACTGTATATTTTACAGGCTGTGAAAATGTATACCCCTGAAGTATTGAAACTTCTTTTAAATTAGAAAATCCGGTTTGTGCTGTATAAGAAACGGTTTGTATGTTAAGCTGTGAAGCCGATGTCATTTTTAAATACAGTTCATCGTAATTATTCTGGTTCAGCGGCGTTCCTTCTACTTTTGTGATAAGCTGTCCTCTTTTTAAACCGTTTCTTTTAGCAGGAGAATCTTCGAGCACATATAGAATAACGGCATAATATTTTGCTTCAAATTCAAAAAAGGAAACGTCAAATCCAAATTTACGTCTTAAGCTTTGCCCTGCTGTTTCAGGAAGTTCGGGATGCACAGCATAAGAATATCTGTCTCCCTTTTCGAGAAGACCCGCAAAATAATCCTGAGGAAAAATAGACAAACTGCCTTTTTGTGACATTGAAGTATTCCAGAGATAATATCTTTTCATCTGCTGATACATCCACTCATTTACATATTCATTTGTGCCTTCTTCATAAACCGGAGCAGAAGAATCGTTATCTGAACATGAGAATATAAAAACAGATAAAAAAAGAAGCATCGACAAGAATGTAATTTTGGTATATCTCATTTATAGTTTAGTTATTAGTATCGTTTTTATATTCGTAATGAATTATTTAAAAACAAAATAATCCGTAAGGTTCAAAATACCATCTACACCAGAAAAAGCACCGTTTGCATCTCTTTTTTCTTCAAGAACAATCAGTTTTGATTTATTTATTGTCATAGTCATAATAACAGTTACTTTTTGACCCGGAATATACGATTCTGTTGTGCCGTGTTTTACAAGTTCCATTAAAATCGTAGGAGGCGAACTAAATGGAAACTCAATAAAAGGACTAAACTTTTCTTTATTAATATTTTCTACAGTGCCAAGAACCTGTCCGTTAATTTTGCGAATAATTCCATCAATATTGCCAGTATAACCGCTTTTAGAATATACATTCTGATTTGGGAAAATAAATCGGTAACCGCTGTTGCCGGGCTTGCTTAAAACTCCTGTTTTTATACGTGAAATATTATCGATCCAAAGATTATCTTTTGCAAAAAAAGAAAGCGTATCTTTTACTTTTTGTGCATTGAAATGATAGGTATGCAATACTTCTTTAGTGGTTTTATTTATAATTGAAAAGGTTTTTTCCTGACTACCGAAATAAACGAAGTCATAGTCTTTCTCAATTTTTTTTACAAAGGCTGTTTTTTTGTCTTTATTAATTTCAATGATTTTGTCGTTTACACTTATTTGCAGCGAATCGTTTAAAACACTGTAACCACTAATAGTTACTTTTCCCGGCTGATTGGTTTGATCACTGTAAAAAGGCACCAGCTCATCAGGAGAGCAGGATATTACAAGAGTAACTAAAATTGTAAAAATGAATAAACCCGGCAATAAATTCTTCATGTTTGTTTTTGTTAGCATAAGTTGATTTGAAAATCAAATTACTTTTTGATAAATTTTATTTTTTTTGATGCACCATTATTATTTACAGAAAGGAAATAAATGCCTTGTGATAAATCGCTGACAGATAATCCTTCTGGTCTGTAAGAAGACTCTTTTAGTAAAACACCGCTTGTATTATATATTTTTAAAAGTGTTTCTTCGTTTTTGTATTCTTCTGCTATTTCTAAAACGAGATTGTCCTGAACAGGGTTTTGTTTTAAATAACATAATGACGATTTTAAAGTATTATCATCGGTTCCTAATAAAGCTTCGGCCATAATTGAAATTTTATCAATTTCATAACCAATAAAAGGATTAGAAATAGTTCCAAAAGCAATGTATACTTCAGTTTTACCTGCAAATTGTGAAATATCTACTGTATAATCTTTAAACTCTGCATCTTCTATTGTTGTTCTTTCTAAAGTAACCGTTTTTATAAGCGTAAATGAAGCAGGATCAGGTGATGTAGAACCATAAATTAAAATATCCTCATTAGTGTCATAAACACTTGGCTGTGCGTTTAATGTTAATGTAATTTTTCCTGAATAAAACGATGTGTCAAAAACAGGACTTATTGCAAGATTATTTTCGCTTGTTTCTAATTGGCTTCCACCATTGGTTAGATCTATATTATAAGTTCCTAAAACATCATAAGTTCCTCCTACAATAGCTCCTGTATTGGCATCAAACTGAATATTTTTTCTTGCTGTCCAGTTACTGCCGTTTCCATCCTGGTCTAATAAAATCCAGTCTGAAGCATCAGAATCATCAAAATCATCTTCCCAGATTGTATATTGAGCAGACGATAGGGTTGTA includes:
- a CDS encoding AraC family transcriptional regulator, with the translated sequence MTVVKNHNTFHKLPILDGLELLNAQNNTVSFPYHTHDTFNIALILKHTFDTKLTNKYLQAPAGTLSITNPFEVHATPCDGKTGNSFFTFYIAPDVMKMINNNNDVFFDHKIIYDEQLFREFYFLSQNFESIEIEKALLAVLESLIRRWGKNQKFKNSEINLFSRFLEDKISEKFSLEAAAKSFGLDKYKFLRLFKYETGMTPNSYVILKRIEKSKILLNDGIDLADAAIESGFYDTAHFCRKFKEFTGVTPLQYKIS
- the ilvN gene encoding acetolactate synthase small subunit: MKQEYTFTAYTEDQMGLLNKITVILSRRKISIKSLNISTCEIDKMYRCTLVIEETFEIARNIALQIEKIIEVFKCYCSTNEEIIWKQMGLFKVITSSFINEENMNHLLRKQSVRFITIEKDFIVFEATGQEEELDNLAAELRNFGLIEFIKTARIAVASNSHAFDIY
- a CDS encoding winged helix-turn-helix transcriptional regulator, with protein sequence MSNECQIEHKKEIMAVHDTMDILNGKWKISIISSICYHNKRRFTDILNDVNGISNKMLSKELKELEINKLIKRIVLDTQPVTIHYQLTEYGLTLKTIINDLAEWGIKHRKVIIEG
- a CDS encoding SDR family oxidoreductase produces the protein MDFTNKNVLITGGTTGIGLATAKEFIKAGANVWITGRNSENLEKAANEINSQKLKTIVSDTANLSDLSLLEKAFAENNAPLDVLFLNAGIARFTSIEDVTEADFDAQFNTNVKGHFFTLQKLLPHLAEGSSVIFTSSTVATASNLGSSIYSATKGALNKIAQIAANELAGRKIRVNIVSPGPVSTPGLHNAVPEEAKEYLAGATAMQRLGDSSEIAKTVLFLASENASFITGTELLADGGYINYALK
- a CDS encoding winged helix-turn-helix transcriptional regulator, with amino-acid sequence MYERKTTPNLNCGLDLIGEVLYGKWKIRLLWFINEGHKRPSELQRKIPDASRRVLNIQLKELEEHELVSKIIYPVVPPKVEYSLTDFGKTLIPVISAIGNWGDEHEARLRTLILRRLDSNQ
- a CDS encoding SDR family oxidoreductase, which gives rise to MDYQNELSGKIALVTGGTKGTGIAIAERLQQAGATVIITARNAPEKENSNMRFIASDLSTAAGTQKVISEVLSVYGKLDILVNNLGSSTTPAGGFKALTDEDWESTLQANLLAPVRLDRGFLPQMIDQKSGVIIHIASIQGRLPLFDSTLPYAAAKAGLINYSKSLSNEVTPKGVRVLTVSPGWINTTASTAWLGEISRNSNITVEEAQQNVMNALGGIPYGRPAQPEEVAELVGFLVSPRASYLTGTEFVIDGGTVPTI
- a CDS encoding nuclear transport factor 2-like protein produces the protein MNLPKVITDLINAQNSFDSIAYANCFSENAQVFDEGKTHNGKLDIQNWIEESNQKYRSVMKPLEYTENGTSSILSAECSGTFDGSPIILKFHFDIADGKIQNLKVTG
- the ppk1 gene encoding polyphosphate kinase 1, with the translated sequence MQNYLIPSEISWLSFNNCILDEAEDLNNAVYDRIKFLAIHSSNLDEFFRVKINKLLKKKTKKSSDLLENVLNEVNLQQNRFGKIWSYSILTELALNDIIYYEYQELLPEHLNEIEYYFKSIILSYIQVVYITLNQPKTYFLNNRSLYFLVKLKDSKGNYNFVYLNIPSDKLDRFKQLQSIENIHYIISIDTIIRKCLSLIFPSDKIISCNAIKLNRDENYLIEDENTGDLIAKIEAKVEERKRGSATRFLYDSNMDADSFSICKKAFKLYKSEMIKGGSHHNFFDLFRFPNPVTPKLQGAYYPNLPHLPFENNKSIFDVINKKNQLLHFPYQSYYYVLQFFNQAGINKNVTEIKITLYRISSQSLIANALISAAKNGKKVTVFVEVKARFDEHNNLYWSKEMKKAGIKIIQSLPNLKVHAKAAMITMKDKYGNKKNYGYLSTGNFNESTANIYSDFGFFTAETAYTNDLKKIFSFLKTKKKTTEPKHILAAGFNMKEKILELIDTEIKNKKAGKSASVFLKVNGLDEKDIIDKLIEASRADVEVTLIVRGICTLLPGIKKISQNIKIYRIVDMFLEHSRIYKFANNGQEKIYLSSADMLSRNLNRRIEVAFPLYDERHIEEINKIIQLQLEDNTKRRIVNIQGSNELENKDNENPRRAQTETYNWIADANRIS
- a CDS encoding S41 family peptidase; protein product: MRYTKITFLSMLLFLSVFIFSCSDNDSSAPVYEEGTNEYVNEWMYQQMKRYYLWNTSMSQKGSLSIFPQDYFAGLLEKGDRYSYAVHPELPETAGQSLRRKFGFDVSFFEFEAKYYAVILYVLEDSPAKRNGLKRGQLITKVEGTPLNQNNYDELYLKMTSASQLNIQTVSYTAQTGFSNLKEVSILQGYTFSQPVKYTVIEDKSKKIGYVEISHFDVGQAQLFLQTFQELKNKSITELVVDLRYNGGGDIASAAALSIILAPDIQSGSLFIKFEGNTNGGKVDQSFKEALAGNESKISFEALRGAHPSINKVYILCGKHTASASELIINNLKPYMEVITIGDKTFGKDVAGFPIEDDRISGKKGWTLYPAIYKIFNSRHEGNYSQGIDPLISVNEIQQPEVFPLGNSSEILLAKALNSITGNTAKTFSPSVKCFPISVNKSDTDFLIIH
- a CDS encoding T9SS-dependent choice-of-anchor J family protein produces the protein MKKTLLFLAFTMITTLSSAQYTIWEDDFDDSDASDWILLDQDGNGSNWTARKNIQFDANTGAIVGGTYDVLGTYNIDLTNGGSQLETSENNLAISPVFDTSFYSGKITLTLNAQPSVYDTNEDILIYGSTSPDPASFTLIKTVTLERTTIEDAEFKDYTVDISQFAGKTEVYIAFGTISNPFIGYEIDKISIMAEALLGTDDNTLKSSLCYLKQNPVQDNLVLEIAEEYKNEETLLKIYNTSGVLLKESSYRPEGLSVSDLSQGIYFLSVNNNGASKKIKFIKK